The DNA region TTCGGCGACTTTTCTGTTATTGATGATTATTTTGAAATCCTCATCTTTGGCGCCAAGGTTTTTTAGAAGTGAGTAGGCCAGTATTAAAATTTCCAAATCGGCCTCTCTCGGCTCTCCACCAAAAATATCGACATTTAGTTGGAAGTGTTCTCTCAGGCGACCTCTTTGAGTATTTTCGTATCGGAAGAGGTTGGGGATTGAGTACCAGCGTAAGGGGAAAGCCAAATCCCTTTTTCTTTTTGCGACCATTCTGGCCAAAGTCGGCGTCATCTCTGGGCGCAGTGTTACCTCTCTTTCTCCACGGTCTAAAAAAGTATAGGTTTGCTCATTAACTATTTCTTCACCACTTTTGGCGCGATAGAGTTCGGCCGGCTCAAGAATCGAAGCCCCGTATTCTTCGTAGCCAAAACTTTCTACCGTTTCTCTCATTTTTTGGAAGAGGTATTTCTGAATAAATAAGTCCTCGGGATAAAAATCCCGGACCCCTTTGTATGGTTCGGTGTTAACCATTTTTTTGCTCATTTGTCGTCTATAATATCACTTTGCCTATTTCCGGCAAATCGTTGATTATTGATTTATGGTATATAATTGTAGAATGTTTTAGTCATAGTTTTCGTTTTTTATTAGTTTTAATTTTTAATATGAGTATTATGAACATTGTTTTAAATTGGTTGATTTCTGCCGTAATTATTCTGGCAATTGCTTATATTTTGCCGGGTGTTACAGTCGCCACTTTTTGGGTAGCTTTAGTCGTAGCTTTAGTTCTGGGCTTGATAAATGCTTTTATTAGGCCGATTGTTATTTTATTGACTCTGCCGATTAACATTCTGACTCTTGGGCTCTTTACTTTAGTCATAGACACCATTCTTGTTATCTTGGCAGCTTGGATTGTTGAGGGCTTTAGTATTGATAGTTTTTGGTGGGCGCTTGTCTTTGCGCTCGTGCTTTGGTTGGTTAATTCTTTTGTTAAAAAGACCGCTAAAAATAAAGCCATAAGTTTTAACGACAATTCAGCTAAATAAATCTTCCCGCCTTAAGGTTTCGGTGGTAAGTATCTCTGTCATTAAATTTGAGTTTTGAAAGAGCCCCGCTGACGTGTTTACACGCCAGCGGGGCTCGAAGAAAGAGCTTGACAGCTACAGGCCGGCCGAAATTGTCCGGTCGTGCGGATCAATCCGCACTGTTCTAGACCTGTCTGGTCTTTTCGTTTTCTCTCCACCCCTGTTCTTAAGTCCCCCTTTCTTTTCCTCTCTCTTGCGGTCATTGGGCGGTTTGGACTTTGTGCCGTCTTTTGCCTGGTCCACGAGTCGCTCCTTTCTTTTGTCGTCTTGTTTCCATCCTTGAATTTATAATTTAATTTTGGTTGTGTCCAGGAAAATTTCCACAGTTTTTTTCAACCTCCTATAAATTTTTTGTGATATTATTCATAATATGGAAGAGGGG from Candidatus Paceibacterota bacterium includes:
- a CDS encoding phage holin family protein encodes the protein MNIVLNWLISAVIILAIAYILPGVTVATFWVALVVALVLGLINAFIRPIVILLTLPINILTLGLFTLVIDTILVILAAWIVEGFSIDSFWWALVFALVLWLVNSFVKKTAKNKAISFNDNSAK